A part of Gemmatimonas groenlandica genomic DNA contains:
- a CDS encoding hybrid sensor histidine kinase/response regulator yields the protein MDIGNASRNDGVQPTEPAEQTLLAREALFRTLAESSPTGVFLADAHGTPTYANQRLLDWFGLRLDEFATGRWLDCVHPADVAQVRAGMERSIGKAQSFDEEYRVVVDGHVRWIRVRTQAVMCPKGTTVIGQVGSVLDTTGERAAADERDRLQVQLEEVRRLESLGLLAGGVAHDFNNLLVGILGNASLARAVIPLDARGHEVLTDIEQAAHRASELTKHLLAYAGRARVERRTVIISDLVADVPRQVGAYIPSVVSLAIELPPSSPIVDGDETQLRRVLLSLITNSVEAFGDGHGRVDVTVSREHLDAAALSHVALGTSREPGWFAVITVRDTGIGMSADVQAKMFDPFFTTKGPGRGLGLASTLGILNGHDGAIGVTSQHGHGTTMRVLLPLVRGLTPYPGTPVIDAFARVESGVILLVDDDTGARTAARRILTRVGYTVVEAADGREALDLYDRMTEPPRGVVLDLAMPVMGGAECLRQLRLRGSVAPVLLISGYDAEDEAQGHVRRGEARFLQKPYTARGLLDALHDTLAPV from the coding sequence GTGGACATTGGAAATGCATCCCGCAACGACGGCGTTCAGCCGACCGAGCCCGCCGAGCAAACCTTGCTGGCGCGTGAGGCGCTCTTCCGCACGCTCGCGGAGTCGTCGCCAACCGGTGTGTTTCTCGCGGACGCGCACGGAACGCCGACCTACGCCAACCAGCGACTGCTTGACTGGTTTGGATTGCGACTCGACGAGTTTGCCACGGGCAGGTGGCTCGATTGCGTGCATCCGGCCGACGTCGCGCAGGTTCGCGCGGGAATGGAGCGAAGCATCGGGAAGGCGCAGAGCTTCGACGAAGAGTATCGCGTCGTAGTCGACGGGCATGTCCGCTGGATTCGGGTGCGCACGCAGGCGGTCATGTGTCCCAAAGGCACGACGGTAATCGGTCAGGTCGGCTCGGTGCTCGACACCACCGGTGAACGCGCGGCCGCCGACGAGCGCGATCGACTGCAAGTACAGCTGGAGGAGGTGCGGCGGCTCGAGTCGCTCGGACTTCTCGCCGGCGGCGTCGCGCACGATTTCAACAATCTGCTGGTCGGTATACTCGGGAACGCATCACTTGCCCGCGCGGTGATCCCGCTGGACGCTCGCGGACACGAGGTGCTCACGGACATCGAACAGGCCGCACACCGCGCGTCCGAGCTCACCAAGCATCTGCTCGCGTACGCGGGCCGCGCGCGCGTCGAACGGCGCACGGTGATCATCAGTGATCTCGTCGCTGATGTGCCCCGACAGGTGGGTGCGTACATCCCGTCCGTCGTTTCGCTCGCCATCGAGTTGCCACCGTCGTCGCCGATAGTCGACGGCGACGAGACGCAGCTACGTCGGGTATTGCTCAGTCTCATCACGAATTCCGTCGAGGCATTCGGTGATGGGCATGGGCGCGTGGACGTCACGGTATCGCGTGAACACCTCGATGCAGCGGCGCTGTCCCACGTCGCGCTCGGTACCTCGCGTGAGCCCGGATGGTTCGCCGTGATCACCGTGCGTGATACCGGCATCGGCATGAGCGCCGATGTCCAGGCGAAGATGTTCGATCCGTTCTTCACCACCAAGGGTCCCGGACGTGGCCTCGGGCTGGCGTCAACGCTCGGTATCCTGAACGGACACGACGGCGCGATCGGCGTGACGTCGCAACATGGACACGGGACGACCATGCGCGTGCTGCTTCCCCTGGTCCGTGGACTGACGCCGTATCCAGGTACCCCGGTGATCGACGCGTTCGCGCGCGTGGAGTCGGGTGTGATTCTGCTGGTCGACGACGATACGGGGGCGCGCACCGCTGCGCGTCGGATTCTCACGCGCGTGGGCTACACGGTGGTCGAGGCGGCCGACGGGCGTGAGGCCCTGGACCTGTACGACCGAATGACCGAGCCGCCGCGCGGCGTCGTGCTCGATCTCGCCATGCCGGTGATGGGTGGCGCGGAGTGTCTTCGGCAGCTGCGTCTGCGAGGAAGTGTCGCACCAGTGCTCCTGATCAGCGGGTATGACGCCGAAGACGAGGCCCAAGGGCACGTGCGGCGGGGCGAAGCCCGCTTCCTGCAGAAGCCGTACACCGCTCGCGGACTCCTCGACGCCTTGCACGATACGCTCGCTCCCGTCTAG
- a CDS encoding BON domain-containing protein — MTRITQLLLATTVVFATACGNTADGAKEDTKNAAEATSEAASSAGAAMDAAGETADVKSALMADATVDAGDINVDTNKDTKTVTLNGSVKSEAQKARAEVVAKTKAPEYTVVNNLVVK; from the coding sequence ATGACACGCATCACACAGCTCCTGCTCGCCACCACCGTTGTATTTGCGACCGCCTGTGGCAACACGGCTGACGGCGCCAAGGAAGACACGAAGAACGCCGCCGAAGCGACGAGCGAGGCCGCGTCCAGCGCCGGCGCCGCTATGGACGCGGCCGGCGAGACCGCCGACGTGAAGTCGGCCTTGATGGCCGATGCGACTGTAGACGCCGGTGACATTAATGTGGACACGAACAAGGACACGAAGACGGTCACGCTGAACGGCAGCGTGAAGAGCGAAGCACAGAAGGCTCGTGCGGAAGTCGTCGCCAAGACAAAGGCGCCGGAGTACACGGTCGTGAACAATCTGGTCGTCAAGTAA
- a CDS encoding protein kinase domain-containing protein, giving the protein MIDPRLSSALADRYRLEREIGTGGMATVFLAEDVRHRRQVAVKVLRPELSATLGHDRFLREITTTAGLRHPNILPLYDSGEGAGFLFYVMPYVEGESLRDLLARDGQLPIEDALRYADEIANALSYAHGRGVIHRDIKPENILIENGHAIVADFGIAQAVGASADEKLTVAGMAVGTPTYMSPEQASGDVIDARSDLYALGCIVFEMLAGTPPFSGPTAIAVMMRHAIEPVPKLGTLRAAVTRPVTDAIERALAKAPADRFPSVEEWRRALTRASGSHPTATVARAAPAISRPAPTPANALLGRESALVQAVQRVKGGARVLTVTGAGGTGKTRFAIELFAQLQGDFPDGSAFVSIAAVSQASDVIPTVATALGIAEAQGRSALDAIGTVIGGGRTLLLLDNLEQVLESASDIAELVSRCSGVCVITTSRAPLKIGAESELALAPLALPEADATLVDDVMQSPAVMLFVQRAVKVQPTFALTSANSAAVATICVRLDGLPLALELAAARIRILEPAALLKRLDDALDLLTSGDRDLPVRQRTLRATIDWSYSLLDAGEQRLLRRLSVFADGWTLEEMDAVCYTTRERVRSLDELTSLVEKGLVRVVGTGERYLLLETIRAFAAEALQSSGEAEDVQRAHANVFLAFAEAVNTDITGTAQLDAMQRARRDNANMHAAIRWFTREARTAHARTQQAHGSNAPDAVERGLMLCGSLNWFWHIGGQHFTAREAIDALMPMAVGRAPSRGRARALLARGMVSVNTDEMDRGLDEWARALADAIALSDEALMAEAHMCVGYGHLSSGRMDESGRALDEAIAVSQRAQHDFLLSLSMSMKGLLLFISGALDAGFEMLTDARRIQTRIGDYEGGGLALSFLAQMTAAKGEVGRAFELYGQALDSFKRVGDRPELARVHSEIGWTALGAARIPVAREAFRRSLRVYDEVGSARGIGLALTGLAAAEAADGRAERAVTIAAAAEAMTERTGVVVVHPMGPEMGGQVDAARATIGKELLDALVAAGRDMSPGDVLTMIAG; this is encoded by the coding sequence ATGATCGATCCCCGTTTGTCGTCGGCGCTGGCCGACCGTTACCGCCTCGAGCGCGAGATTGGCACCGGCGGTATGGCGACCGTGTTTCTCGCCGAGGACGTACGCCACCGACGTCAGGTGGCGGTGAAGGTGCTACGTCCCGAGCTCTCTGCAACGCTGGGCCACGATCGATTCCTGCGCGAAATCACCACCACGGCCGGACTGCGACACCCCAACATTCTGCCGTTGTACGACTCCGGCGAGGGAGCCGGCTTCCTCTTCTACGTGATGCCGTACGTGGAGGGCGAGAGCCTGCGTGACCTCCTCGCGCGCGACGGGCAACTGCCGATTGAAGACGCGCTCCGGTACGCCGATGAGATCGCGAACGCGCTCAGCTATGCGCATGGGCGTGGCGTCATTCATCGCGACATTAAGCCGGAGAACATCCTCATCGAGAACGGCCACGCGATCGTAGCCGACTTCGGGATCGCGCAGGCCGTCGGCGCCTCGGCTGATGAGAAGCTCACGGTTGCCGGCATGGCCGTCGGCACGCCGACATACATGAGCCCCGAGCAGGCGAGCGGCGATGTGATCGACGCGCGCAGCGATCTCTACGCCTTGGGGTGCATCGTGTTCGAGATGCTGGCCGGCACACCACCGTTTTCAGGCCCGACGGCGATCGCGGTGATGATGCGTCACGCGATCGAGCCCGTGCCGAAGCTCGGGACGCTCCGTGCGGCCGTGACGAGGCCCGTGACCGACGCGATTGAACGCGCGCTGGCGAAGGCGCCCGCCGACCGCTTTCCGTCGGTCGAGGAGTGGCGCCGGGCGCTCACGCGCGCGAGCGGCAGCCATCCCACGGCGACCGTCGCGCGCGCGGCACCGGCGATCTCGCGACCGGCACCGACACCAGCCAACGCGTTGCTCGGGCGCGAATCCGCGCTGGTGCAGGCCGTGCAGCGCGTGAAGGGTGGTGCACGCGTTTTGACGGTGACCGGTGCCGGTGGTACGGGCAAGACGCGCTTCGCGATCGAACTCTTTGCGCAGCTGCAGGGTGATTTCCCCGATGGGTCCGCGTTTGTGTCTATCGCGGCCGTGTCTCAGGCGAGTGACGTGATTCCCACGGTGGCCACCGCACTGGGCATCGCCGAAGCACAGGGTCGCTCCGCGCTGGATGCGATCGGCACCGTGATCGGTGGCGGCCGCACGCTGCTGCTCCTCGACAATCTCGAGCAGGTGCTCGAATCGGCCAGCGACATCGCCGAGCTGGTGTCGCGGTGCTCCGGCGTGTGCGTGATCACCACCAGCCGCGCGCCACTCAAGATTGGCGCGGAGAGTGAGCTCGCACTCGCGCCCTTGGCGCTCCCCGAGGCGGATGCCACGCTCGTTGACGACGTCATGCAGTCGCCGGCCGTGATGCTGTTCGTGCAGCGCGCCGTGAAGGTTCAACCCACATTCGCGCTGACGAGCGCCAATAGCGCGGCCGTGGCGACCATTTGCGTCCGGCTGGATGGCCTGCCGTTGGCCCTCGAGCTGGCTGCCGCCCGCATTCGCATTCTCGAACCGGCGGCGCTGCTGAAGCGCCTCGACGACGCGCTCGATCTGCTCACCTCGGGCGATCGTGATCTGCCGGTGCGTCAGCGTACGCTGCGCGCAACGATCGACTGGAGCTATTCGCTGCTCGATGCGGGAGAGCAGCGCCTGCTGCGCAGGCTGTCGGTATTCGCCGACGGCTGGACACTGGAGGAGATGGACGCGGTGTGCTACACCACGCGCGAACGGGTCCGCTCCCTCGATGAACTCACTTCGCTGGTCGAGAAGGGACTCGTGCGCGTCGTGGGCACGGGCGAGCGCTATTTGCTGTTGGAGACAATCCGTGCCTTCGCCGCGGAAGCGCTGCAGTCAAGCGGCGAAGCGGAGGACGTACAACGCGCCCACGCCAATGTGTTCCTCGCGTTTGCCGAGGCCGTGAACACCGACATCACCGGAACGGCACAGCTCGACGCGATGCAGCGTGCGCGCCGCGACAACGCCAACATGCACGCGGCAATTCGCTGGTTCACGCGGGAGGCACGGACGGCGCACGCGCGCACGCAGCAAGCGCACGGGTCTAATGCGCCTGATGCCGTCGAACGGGGGCTGATGCTCTGCGGATCGCTCAATTGGTTCTGGCATATCGGCGGACAGCATTTCACGGCCCGTGAGGCGATCGATGCCTTGATGCCGATGGCCGTCGGCCGCGCGCCGAGCAGGGGACGTGCAAGGGCATTACTGGCGCGTGGGATGGTGTCGGTGAACACGGACGAGATGGATCGCGGACTCGACGAGTGGGCTCGGGCGTTGGCCGACGCGATCGCCCTGTCCGATGAAGCGCTGATGGCCGAGGCGCATATGTGCGTTGGCTATGGACACTTGAGTAGCGGTCGTATGGACGAATCGGGCCGGGCGCTGGATGAGGCGATTGCGGTCAGCCAGCGTGCACAGCACGACTTTCTGTTGTCGCTGTCGATGTCGATGAAGGGCCTGCTGCTTTTTATCTCCGGCGCGCTCGATGCCGGATTCGAGATGTTGACGGACGCGCGAAGAATTCAAACACGGATCGGCGACTACGAAGGCGGCGGACTGGCGCTCAGCTTTCTCGCGCAGATGACGGCGGCGAAAGGCGAAGTCGGGCGTGCCTTCGAGCTCTACGGGCAAGCCCTCGACTCGTTCAAGCGGGTCGGCGACCGACCGGAGCTCGCTCGGGTGCACAGCGAGATTGGTTGGACGGCGCTTGGCGCGGCGCGTATTCCCGTTGCCCGTGAGGCCTTCCGTCGGTCACTCCGCGTGTATGACGAAGTCGGCAGTGCGCGCGGCATCGGCTTGGCCCTGACGGGATTGGCGGCGGCGGAAGCGGCCGACGGTCGGGCCGAGCGTGCGGTGACGATCGCCGCCGCCGCCGAGGCGATGACCGAACGCACCGGGGTGGTGGTCGTCCATCCGATGGGGCCTGAGATGGGCGGTCAGGTAGACGCCGCGCGCGCGACGATCGGGAAGGAGTTATTGGACGCGCTGGTGGCAGCGGGTCGCGACATGTCGCCTGGCGATGTGCTGACCATGATCGCGGGCTAG
- the ytxJ gene encoding bacillithiol system redox-active protein YtxJ, producing the protein MPVALLTDGAFSADVLAHSGLVVVDVWAEWCTPCRALVPIFEALAVRFDGRVRVAKLDADANLETVTRYDVRALPTVLIFQGGVLVERLSGARALGSYVDAIEAHLNRAGMAVTAVSSLERAVAPLPPTPAESHAIREARELLAHGEAMLVFKHSNSCPVSFTAKRQYDQFVAANPDVPTRLVIVQQERELSNALETVSRLRHESPQALIVREGRVLWDASHGGITKPRLEQAFVTVQPHG; encoded by the coding sequence ATGCCTGTAGCGCTGCTGACTGACGGTGCGTTTTCCGCTGATGTGCTCGCCCACTCGGGACTCGTTGTGGTCGACGTCTGGGCCGAATGGTGCACGCCGTGCCGAGCCCTGGTCCCGATTTTCGAAGCACTGGCCGTGCGCTTCGACGGCCGGGTTCGCGTGGCCAAACTCGATGCCGACGCCAATCTGGAAACGGTCACCCGCTACGATGTTCGCGCCCTGCCGACGGTCTTGATCTTTCAGGGCGGCGTGCTGGTTGAGCGGCTCAGCGGAGCGCGCGCTCTGGGCTCTTACGTCGATGCCATCGAGGCGCATCTGAACCGGGCGGGCATGGCCGTGACCGCGGTGTCGTCGCTGGAGCGCGCCGTGGCGCCGCTCCCGCCGACCCCCGCGGAGAGCCATGCCATCCGCGAAGCGCGGGAGCTTCTCGCGCACGGCGAAGCGATGCTGGTCTTCAAGCACAGCAACAGTTGCCCCGTGTCGTTTACCGCCAAGCGGCAATACGATCAGTTTGTGGCGGCCAATCCCGACGTGCCCACCCGACTCGTGATCGTGCAGCAGGAGCGCGAGCTTTCGAATGCGCTGGAGACGGTGAGCCGTCTGCGGCATGAGTCGCCGCAGGCGCTCATCGTGCGTGAGGGGCGGGTGCTTTGGGATGCCTCGCACGGCGGCATCACGAAACCGCGGCTAGAGCAGGCCTTTGTGACGGTGCAGCCTCACGGCTGA